One Anatilimnocola floriformis genomic window, ATCCTGGCGTTCGGGGCGAGGCGTTTCAGCACGGGCTTCCGCGCGAGCGGGCGGCGCGAACAGATCGGCGGGGAGGTCATCCAGCGGCGGAGGAGCGGGCCGAGCAGGAGCTGGTGCGGCCGGTGGCGGAGGAGGCGAAAACGCGACTGGAGGTTCAGGAATCGGCTCCGGTTCGGGCTCGGGTTCCGGCTGAGCCACGCTCAAGCCGAGCATGCCAGCGAGCTTGCCCCAGTGGCCCGAAGTTTTGGCGGGCTTCTTCGCAGCAGGCTTGGCCGGTTCGGCGGCTGGAGCAGCGGCTTCGGGGGCTGCAGCAGTTGCAGCGCTCACGATTGGCGGCGACGGCACTTCTGCGGCCAATTCGCTAGCGGTTTCGGCCGCGGGCTTTTGTGGCGACGCGGTGGCCAGGCCGATGCTTTCGAGAAGCGAGGACCAGTGATCTTTTCGTGGTGTTTCAGCCATGCCCGTGATACAGTTCAATAAGGAGAAGACGCAAACAAGCCGTTCAATATAATGGTTAGCTGGCGCGGTGGAAAGTCGTTTCCTCACTTAATCTTGCGCTTTATCGGTACGCTCGATCCATGTTCCCCAAGTTCTCGTATGGCGGGTTTGGCGTGCTCATTGCAGCCTTGCTGCTGGCCCGTTTTTCGGCTGCCGCCGAGCCCGAGCGATTCAGCCAGACCCAGCCGCACATGGGCGTGGAGTTCGAAGTCATTGTCTACGCGGTCGATGATTCGGCGGCGAAAAATGCGATCGCGGCCGCTTTTCAGCGGATTGCCGAGCTCGACAAGAAGCTCAGCGACTACAGCCTGACCAGCGAACTTTCGCTGTTGAGCGGTGCCTCGCCGACGGCGGAACCGGTAAAGCTAAGCGATGATCTGTTCACGGTACTGCACGCAGCCCAGCTGATGGCGGTTGAGTCGGATGGGGCCTTTGATGTCACCATCGGCCCACTGACGAAGCTCTGGCGGCGGGCGCGCCGGCAAAAAGAACTGCCTGATGCCGAACTGCTGAAGCAAGCCTTCGCCGCCGTTGGCCATCGTAATTTGGTCGTTGATTCGCGGGCAACAACGGCTTTGTTGAAGAAACCTGGCATGCGTCTCGACCTGGGGGCGATCGCCAAGGGATTTGCCGCCGATGAAGCCCTCGCCGTGCTGCAGAAGCAAGGATTCAAACAAGCACTGGTCCGCGCGAGCGGCGATATCGCCGCCGGCGAGCCACCGCCGCAGGAATCAGGCTGGAAGGTCGGTCTCGCGCCGCTCAATCCCGACGATCCGCCGACGGTCTTCGTTTCGCTGCGTAACCAGGCCGTTTCGACCTCGGGTGAAGCGCGGCAGCATCTTGTCGTTAACGGCAAGCGATACTCGCACCTGATCGACCCGCGGACCGGTCAGCCCACGACCGGCCGCACAAGCGTCACCGTCATCGGGCCCCGCGGCATCGATACCGACAGCCTCGATTCGGCCATTGCGATTCTTGGACCCGAGAAAGGGCTAAAACTCATCGCCGGCCGGAAGGATACGCACGCCTACATCGTTACCGCTGATGATGACGGCGGAAATGTGCGGACGCTGATGTCGCCGGGATTTCCGCACGTACAAGATTAAGGTGGCAAGTAATGAGATCGCCGTTACTTACGTCGCCGTCGTAGGGCGGACCATTGGTCCGTCCAAGACGCGGTACCCGGTTAGGTTTGCTCAACTCGCGCCCCCGAACGGACCAATGGTCCGTCCTACGAAAAGCAACCGGCACAATCTGGGTGTGAACCTGCCGGGAGTGGACGGCCTCCATTACAATTGGCGTCCACGCAGTATTTACGCTGCTGCTGCGCAGTAATTTACGCTCGCGAATTGAAAAGGATGAAGTCGTTCGTGAACCACCCCGCTCGCATTCTCGTTACGTCGGCGCTGCCGTATGCCAATGGGCCGATCCACATCGGGCATCTGGTCGAGTACATCCAGACCGACATTTGGGTCCGCTTTCAAAAGTTGTCGGGCCGCCGCTGCGTTTATGTCTGTGCTGACGATACGCACGGCACGGCGATCATGATCAGTGCGCGCAAGGCCGGCATTTCCGAAGAAGCGTTCATCGCCCGCGTGAATGAAGAGCACCAGCGCGACTTTGCTGGCTTTCAAATTCAGTTCGACAACTACGGCAGCACCAACTGCCCCGAGAACCGCGAGCTGTGCGGCATCTTTTGGAAGAAACTGCGCGACGCCGGGCTGATCAAAGAGAAGAGCATCAACCAGCTCTACGACGTGACGGCAGGGACGTTTCTGGCCGATCGTTTCGTGAAGGGAACCTGCCCAGTTTGCAAATCGCCCAACCAGTACGGCGATAATTGCGATAAGTGCACGGCCACCTACACCCCGGCCGATCTCATTGATCCGGTGAGCACGCTCAGCGGCACGAAGCCGGAGATTCGCTCGGCGACGCACCTATTCGTCGAGCTCGAAAAGTTGCACGGCTTTCTTCACGACTGGACGCAGTCGGGCGAGCACCTGCAGTCGGAAGTGGCCAACTACTTGAAGGGGCACTTTCTCGGCGACGAGCTGCGCGACTGGGACGTGAGCCGGCCCGCCCCGTACTTCGGCTTTGAAATTCCCGATTCGCCCGGCAACTACTGGTATGTGTGGTTTGACGCGCCCATCGGGTATATCGCCAGCACCTGGCAATGGTGCAAGACGCACGGCGAGCAGCTGGCCGATTGGTGGCAGTCAGCCGATTGCGAAGTGCATCACTTCATCGGCAAGGACATTCAATACTTCCACACGCTCTTTTGGCCCGGCATGCTCAAGACGGCGGGTTACAACCTGCCGGAGCAGGTACACATCCACGGATTCTTGACCGTGGGTGGTGAGAAGATGAGCAAGAGCAAAGGAACCTTCGTCCGCGCCGCGACGTTCCTCAAGCATCTCGATCCGGCAGCGCTCCGTTATTACTACGCGAGCAAGCTCGGCCCGCGATTGGACGATCTCGATCTGAATCCAGACGAATTCATCGACAAGGTGAATAGCGATCTCGTCGGCAAGGTCGTGAACCTCGCCAGCCGGACGGCGAAATTCGTTTTGGAAAAAGGCTTGTCGGAAAAGTATCCCGACGACGGTGGGCTCTTCGCACAAGGAGCTGCAGCCGGCGCTGCGATTGCCGAGGCGTATCAGAATTGCGACTTTGCTCGCGCGACGCGACTCATCATGGAACTCGCCGATCGGGCCAATCCCTATATCGATACGCAAGCGCCGTGGAAGCTCGCCAAGGATCCAGCCAAGGCCAG contains:
- a CDS encoding FAD:protein FMN transferase — translated: MFPKFSYGGFGVLIAALLLARFSAAAEPERFSQTQPHMGVEFEVIVYAVDDSAAKNAIAAAFQRIAELDKKLSDYSLTSELSLLSGASPTAEPVKLSDDLFTVLHAAQLMAVESDGAFDVTIGPLTKLWRRARRQKELPDAELLKQAFAAVGHRNLVVDSRATTALLKKPGMRLDLGAIAKGFAADEALAVLQKQGFKQALVRASGDIAAGEPPPQESGWKVGLAPLNPDDPPTVFVSLRNQAVSTSGEARQHLVVNGKRYSHLIDPRTGQPTTGRTSVTVIGPRGIDTDSLDSAIAILGPEKGLKLIAGRKDTHAYIVTADDDGGNVRTLMSPGFPHVQD
- the metG gene encoding methionine--tRNA ligase, producing MKSFVNHPARILVTSALPYANGPIHIGHLVEYIQTDIWVRFQKLSGRRCVYVCADDTHGTAIMISARKAGISEEAFIARVNEEHQRDFAGFQIQFDNYGSTNCPENRELCGIFWKKLRDAGLIKEKSINQLYDVTAGTFLADRFVKGTCPVCKSPNQYGDNCDKCTATYTPADLIDPVSTLSGTKPEIRSATHLFVELEKLHGFLHDWTQSGEHLQSEVANYLKGHFLGDELRDWDVSRPAPYFGFEIPDSPGNYWYVWFDAPIGYIASTWQWCKTHGEQLADWWQSADCEVHHFIGKDIQYFHTLFWPGMLKTAGYNLPEQVHIHGFLTVGGEKMSKSKGTFVRAATFLKHLDPAALRYYYASKLGPRLDDLDLNPDEFIDKVNSDLVGKVVNLASRTAKFVLEKGLSEKYPDDGGLFAQGAAAGAAIAEAYQNCDFARATRLIMELADRANPYIDTQAPWKLAKDPAKASDVRDVCTVGLNLFRQLVVYLTPILPKLAEEVGQLLNEPITGWEQSQQPLIGSKIQPYAHLFKRVEKKDFEAMIEEEKVAAAAIEAANAPASTAPAAAPQDTAAALEAEPLLTEQISIDDFTKVDLRVARVLEASEVPEAKKLLKLKLSMGGGVERQVFAGIKAAYKPEQLVGRLVIMVANLAPRQMKFGLSEGMVTACGPGGAEVFLLALDEGATPGMRVH